A portion of the Sulfuriferula sp. AH1 genome contains these proteins:
- a CDS encoding cbb3-type cytochrome c oxidase subunit I, with protein MQHDAGHRNGPSLSFVTGAKVAPVEAALMRAHAYAVVASLLIAALFGTVAAIKLVDPDFLSGHVWDTWGSVRADHTQGILFGWLGNAFLAFLYFAVPRLAGRPVMSSVLGWWLFVLWNLAVVALGWAVVLINLPDYLWAIKPLEWTEFPLAVNLVTEACLILTALQFIPPLARRPNPDGIYVTSWYIIGALVFTLLAFPVGSLVPMLVPGAIGAAFSGLWIHDAIGLYVTPLVVAIAYYVFPVRTGEPIYSHFLSMLGFWLLFFVYPLNGTHHYIYSSIPMDTQRAAIAASVILGIDVIIVVFNLLMSLRGQGARVRRDAPLLFVWTSVVIYLVVSLQGSLQALMPMQRYIHFTDWVIGHSHLAMLGFATFGALGGIAHVCERSAGCRYHSGYMHLAYWLILFGLGVMFVDLTMAGLMQGRLWNSTAPWMDSVRDSRIYWLVRAATAIPLLLGFAAFIAGMFAGAVNRHAGTGKRSFHMGAAAPQAAGG; from the coding sequence ATGCAACACGATGCCGGACATCGGAACGGGCCGTCGCTCAGTTTTGTGACGGGTGCGAAGGTCGCGCCTGTCGAGGCTGCCCTGATGCGAGCCCATGCCTATGCAGTGGTGGCGAGTTTGCTGATCGCTGCGTTGTTCGGCACGGTCGCCGCCATCAAGCTGGTCGATCCGGACTTTCTGAGCGGGCATGTGTGGGATACCTGGGGTTCGGTGCGCGCGGATCATACCCAGGGCATCCTGTTCGGCTGGCTCGGCAATGCGTTCCTGGCGTTTCTGTATTTTGCCGTGCCGCGTCTGGCCGGGCGCCCGGTGATGAGCAGCGTGCTGGGATGGTGGCTGTTCGTATTATGGAATCTCGCTGTGGTCGCGCTGGGTTGGGCGGTCGTCCTCATCAACCTGCCTGATTATCTGTGGGCGATCAAGCCGCTCGAATGGACGGAATTCCCGCTGGCAGTCAATCTGGTGACCGAAGCCTGCCTGATATTGACGGCGTTGCAATTCATCCCGCCGCTGGCGCGCAGGCCTAATCCGGACGGCATCTATGTGACGTCGTGGTATATCATCGGCGCACTGGTATTCACCCTTCTCGCTTTTCCGGTGGGCAGTCTGGTGCCGATGCTGGTGCCCGGCGCGATTGGTGCCGCATTCAGCGGGTTATGGATACACGACGCCATCGGCTTGTATGTGACACCCCTGGTCGTCGCGATCGCCTATTATGTATTTCCGGTACGCACCGGGGAGCCCATCTACAGCCATTTTCTTTCGATGCTGGGTTTCTGGCTGCTGTTTTTCGTTTACCCGCTTAACGGCACGCATCACTACATCTATTCGTCCATACCGATGGACACCCAGCGCGCGGCCATCGCCGCATCGGTCATTCTGGGTATCGACGTGATCATCGTGGTATTCAATCTGCTGATGTCGCTGCGCGGCCAGGGTGCGCGGGTCAGGCGTGACGCCCCGCTGCTTTTTGTATGGACGAGCGTGGTGATCTACCTTGTCGTCAGCCTGCAAGGCTCGCTTCAGGCGCTGATGCCGATGCAGCGCTACATTCATTTTACCGATTGGGTCATCGGCCACTCGCATCTGGCGATGCTGGGTTTCGCCACCTTCGGCGCCCTGGGCGGCATCGCGCATGTCTGTGAGCGCAGTGCGGGTTGCCGTTATCATTCGGGCTACATGCATCTCGCTTACTGGCTGATCCTGTTCGGCCTTGGGGTCATGTTCGTCGATCTGACGATGGCAGGGCTGATGCAGGGTAGGTTATGGAACAGTACGGCGCCGTGGATGGATTCGGTGCGCGATTCGCGTATTTACTGGCTGGTCCGCGCAGCCACTGCAATACCTTTGCTGCTGGGATTTGCGGCGTTTATCGCGGGCATGTTCGCCGGTGCAGTCAATCGTCATGCCGGCACCGGCAAGCGCAGTTTTCACATGGGCGCAGCGGCGCCTCAGGCGGCTGGTGGCTGA
- a CDS encoding cytochrome c, producing the protein MRPNLTLISLVGLASAGMINPAFADGAAIAQRGTDHGTPACASCHGANGEGMAASGFPRLAGMNAGYLQTQLVALAKGQRVNPVMSPIAKSLSAEERAAVAGYYASLPAPATAAGATPHANPAGERLALQGRWAQGLPACIQCHGATGAGVGATFPALAGQSSIYIENQLHAWQQGARAPGPLGLMKVIASKLSATDIRDVAAYFATLPVSTANGRTKP; encoded by the coding sequence ATGCGTCCGAATCTGACTCTCATTTCGTTGGTCGGTCTTGCATCCGCCGGGATGATTAATCCCGCATTTGCCGACGGTGCTGCCATCGCGCAACGTGGTACCGATCACGGTACGCCGGCCTGCGCTTCCTGCCACGGTGCCAACGGTGAAGGCATGGCCGCAAGCGGGTTCCCCCGGCTGGCCGGGATGAACGCCGGCTATCTGCAGACTCAGCTTGTCGCATTGGCGAAAGGGCAGCGCGTCAATCCGGTGATGTCGCCCATCGCCAAATCCCTGAGCGCGGAGGAGCGGGCCGCGGTTGCGGGCTATTACGCCAGCCTGCCTGCCCCCGCCACTGCGGCAGGTGCAACGCCTCACGCGAATCCTGCGGGCGAACGTCTGGCGCTCCAGGGCCGCTGGGCGCAAGGATTGCCGGCCTGCATCCAGTGTCACGGCGCGACCGGGGCGGGCGTGGGCGCCACTTTCCCGGCGCTGGCCGGACAGTCTTCGATATACATCGAGAACCAGCTGCATGCCTGGCAGCAGGGCGCGCGTGCTCCTGGTCCCCTGGGGTTGATGAAAGTCATCGCATCCAAGTTGTCCGCGACCGATATCCGTGATGTTGCCGCGTACTTCGCAACATTGCCCGTGAGCACTGCCAATGGGAGGACTAAGCCATGA
- a CDS encoding cbb3-type cytochrome c oxidase subunit II: protein MAIHQSRLEPQRWFGLAYLLVFVAGIGFFLLSFVVLGVLPGWRLAKTMGVHGPAPMPNYTAAELRGRRVYASLGCALCHTQQVRFLFTDVRHWGPPTAAWETGYDYPQLWGTRRIGPDLAREASVRSDDWQLTHLYSPRWIVPDSVMPGFPWLFNGRPDRPTAAASDLLAYLHTLGRARQSGAGTGTVTDEGLDPAMQMEISSICATPFIHPNQARIADVAPDLVNGVPARAQLLTRGRTLFAQNCAGCHGGNGDGNGPAAAGLSPKPADLRRQQFTVKGLAYILWNGVPGSAMPAWRDLPVNDLASLAAYVQSFHTGADDPAQAPVNVLSRGAVVYAENCLNCHGEQGKGDGPASIALLPRPADFTEARPDTALILDALDNGVPGASMPPWHQLAPADRQAVSAFVRSLFKPAAGRQP, encoded by the coding sequence ATGGCAATCCATCAATCCAGGCTGGAGCCGCAGCGCTGGTTCGGCCTGGCGTATCTGCTGGTTTTCGTCGCCGGCATCGGTTTCTTCCTGCTCTCGTTTGTCGTCTTGGGGGTGTTGCCCGGATGGCGTCTGGCGAAGACGATGGGCGTGCATGGCCCGGCGCCCATGCCGAATTACACTGCCGCCGAACTTCGCGGCCGCCGCGTCTATGCCAGCCTGGGCTGTGCGCTGTGCCATACCCAGCAGGTGCGTTTTCTGTTTACCGACGTGCGGCACTGGGGGCCGCCCACGGCAGCATGGGAAACAGGTTACGATTATCCGCAACTGTGGGGAACACGGCGCATAGGTCCCGATCTTGCGCGCGAGGCCAGCGTCCGCAGCGATGACTGGCAGCTCACGCACCTGTATAGTCCGCGCTGGATCGTTCCCGATTCGGTGATGCCGGGGTTCCCGTGGCTGTTCAATGGCCGCCCCGACCGTCCGACTGCTGCTGCTTCCGATCTGCTGGCTTATCTGCATACGCTGGGTCGTGCGCGGCAGTCTGGTGCGGGGACAGGCACTGTCACCGATGAGGGGCTGGATCCGGCCATGCAGATGGAGATTTCGAGCATCTGCGCTACGCCTTTTATCCACCCGAATCAGGCAAGGATCGCCGACGTAGCGCCGGATCTGGTAAATGGCGTACCGGCGCGCGCGCAGCTGCTCACACGCGGACGTACCCTGTTCGCACAGAATTGCGCAGGCTGTCACGGTGGCAATGGTGATGGCAATGGACCGGCTGCAGCGGGGCTGTCGCCCAAACCAGCCGATCTGCGGCGGCAGCAGTTTACAGTCAAGGGGCTGGCGTATATCTTGTGGAATGGCGTGCCAGGCTCCGCGATGCCGGCCTGGCGCGATCTCCCCGTCAACGATCTCGCCAGTCTGGCGGCTTATGTGCAGTCGTTTCATACCGGGGCGGACGATCCGGCGCAGGCGCCGGTCAATGTGCTGTCCCGCGGTGCCGTGGTCTATGCGGAGAATTGCCTGAACTGTCACGGTGAACAAGGCAAGGGTGACGGCCCCGCCAGCATCGCGTTGCTGCCGCGCCCTGCCGATTTTACCGAAGCCCGGCCTGATACGGCGCTGATACTCGATGCGCTGGATAACGGGGTTCCCGGCGCCAGCATGCCGCCCTGGCATCAGCTTGCGCCGGCAGACAGGCAGGCGGTGAGTGCCTTCGTGCGCAGCCTGTTCAAACCCGCTGCGGGGCGGCAGCCATGA
- a CDS encoding catalase — protein sequence MSKENQKVAGRSGRQSKNPVSLENSQSAPSGELHQLAGGEHPPLTTNQGVEVADNQNSLKAGVRGPVLLEDFILREKITHFDHERIPERIVHARATGVHGYFELTASLQQYTTARILTEVGEKTPVFTRISTVAGGAGSVDTPRDVRGFAVKFYTREGNWDLVGNNIPVFFIQDAIKFPDLIHAVKMEPDRGYPQSATAHDTFWDYMSLTPEAMHMVMWIMSDRTLPRSLRMIEGFGIHSFRLINAAGESTFVKFHWRPKLGLQSTVWDETVKISGADQDFHRRDMFEAIEAGHYPEWELAVQLFTEEEAGKFPFDHLDATKLIPEELVPLQVIGRMVLDRWPDNFFAETEQVAYCPANIVPGIDFSNDPLLQGRLFSYLDTQLSRLGSPNFHQIPVNMPKCPFANQQRDGHMQMTQPAGRVAYEPNSLSGDSPRETPQGFRSAAVTETGEKGRIRPERFADHYSQARQFYISQTPHEQTHIASALVFELSKVEHVHVRKAMVGHLLHIDADLARRVAGGLALDAMPEAPPTAAPILKLPPSPALRTIGKMKDTLMGRVIGILVADGSDAAAVSKLKKAATDAGATVRIVALKVGGAKLADGSMLAADGQLAGTPSVLFDAVGVILSDEGAKTLAGEAAAIDFIRDAYGHLKAIVFDKGGQALVKMANIKADAGVVAASDIDAFIAAAKTRQWAREKSVRILA from the coding sequence TTGAGCAAAGAAAATCAAAAGGTAGCGGGCCGTTCCGGAAGGCAGTCAAAGAATCCGGTTTCCCTTGAGAATTCGCAATCAGCGCCAAGCGGCGAGTTGCATCAGTTGGCGGGCGGCGAGCATCCGCCTCTCACCACGAATCAGGGTGTCGAGGTTGCCGATAACCAGAATTCGCTTAAAGCCGGTGTGCGCGGGCCGGTGTTGCTGGAGGATTTTATCCTCCGCGAAAAGATCACTCATTTCGATCATGAGCGCATTCCCGAGCGTATCGTCCATGCGCGTGCGACCGGCGTGCACGGGTATTTCGAGCTGACTGCCTCACTGCAGCAGTACACCACTGCACGCATCCTCACCGAGGTGGGCGAAAAGACGCCTGTATTTACGCGCATATCAACAGTCGCCGGCGGAGCGGGTTCGGTCGACACGCCGCGCGACGTACGCGGGTTTGCGGTCAAGTTTTACACCAGGGAAGGCAACTGGGATCTGGTCGGCAATAACATCCCGGTGTTTTTCATTCAGGATGCGATCAAGTTTCCCGACCTCATCCACGCGGTAAAGATGGAACCCGACCGCGGTTATCCGCAGTCGGCAACCGCGCATGACACGTTCTGGGATTACATGTCGCTCACGCCCGAAGCCATGCACATGGTAATGTGGATCATGTCGGACCGTACGCTGCCGCGCTCGCTGCGCATGATCGAGGGTTTCGGCATCCATAGTTTCCGTTTGATCAACGCAGCCGGCGAATCGACTTTCGTCAAATTCCACTGGCGTCCCAAGCTCGGCCTGCAGTCGACTGTCTGGGACGAGACCGTCAAGATTTCAGGCGCCGATCAGGATTTCCATCGCCGTGACATGTTCGAAGCGATCGAGGCCGGCCATTATCCCGAGTGGGAACTGGCGGTCCAGCTTTTTACCGAGGAAGAAGCGGGCAAATTCCCCTTCGATCATCTGGACGCGACCAAGCTGATTCCGGAAGAACTGGTGCCCTTGCAGGTAATCGGGCGCATGGTGCTGGATCGCTGGCCCGACAATTTCTTTGCCGAGACCGAACAGGTGGCTTACTGCCCGGCCAATATCGTGCCCGGCATCGATTTCTCCAATGATCCGTTACTGCAGGGGCGGCTGTTTTCCTATCTCGATACCCAGCTCTCGCGTCTGGGCTCGCCCAATTTTCACCAGATTCCGGTCAATATGCCCAAATGCCCGTTCGCCAATCAGCAGCGCGACGGCCACATGCAGATGACGCAACCGGCCGGCCGCGTGGCGTACGAACCGAATTCCCTGTCGGGGGACTCGCCGCGTGAAACGCCGCAGGGGTTCCGCAGCGCTGCGGTTACCGAAACCGGCGAGAAAGGCCGCATCCGGCCCGAGCGTTTTGCCGATCATTACAGTCAGGCGCGTCAGTTCTATATCAGCCAGACCCCGCATGAACAGACCCATATCGCCTCGGCGTTGGTGTTCGAGCTCTCCAAGGTCGAGCATGTACATGTACGCAAGGCGATGGTCGGCCACTTGCTGCATATCGACGCCGATCTCGCCAGACGCGTTGCTGGAGGTCTGGCGCTGGACGCAATGCCGGAGGCGCCGCCGACCGCAGCGCCGATCCTGAAGCTGCCGCCTTCGCCTGCCTTGCGGACCATTGGCAAGATGAAAGATACGCTGATGGGGCGCGTCATCGGCATCCTTGTCGCGGATGGTTCCGATGCTGCCGCAGTCAGCAAGCTCAAAAAGGCTGCGACCGATGCCGGTGCTACTGTCAGGATCGTTGCGCTCAAAGTGGGCGGCGCGAAGCTGGCCGATGGCTCGATGCTCGCGGCAGACGGACAGCTTGCAGGCACGCCTTCGGTGCTGTTTGATGCAGTCGGCGTCATTCTTTCCGACGAGGGCGCAAAAACCCTGGCGGGGGAAGCTGCCGCCATCGACTTCATACGCGATGCGTATGGTCATCTCAAGGCCATTGTCTTTGACAAAGGCGGCCAAGCGCTTGTGAAAATGGCGAATATCAAAGCGGACGCCGGCGTCGTGGCGGCCAGCGATATCGATGCATTCATCGCTGCGGCAAAAACGCGGCAATGGGCCCGGGAAAAGTCGGTACGAATTCTGGCGTAG
- a CDS encoding alpha/beta fold hydrolase, protein MSRITTQDGACIYYKDWGVGQPVVFSHGWPLNADSWEGHMVYLASNGYRCIAHDRRGHGRSSQSWNYNDMDTYADDLAELMETLNLQDAVLIGFSAGGGEIARYIGRHGSKRVSKVALVSAVPPLMLKTPENPGGLPMETFDEIRQHSIDDRSQYYKDLASGPFYGANRPRSRVSEGTMASFWLQGMQAGHKNTLDCIKAFSETDFTEDLKKIDVPTLIVHGDDDQIVPIGASALHSSKLVKNATLKIYPGAPHGLTDTHKAQLSADLLAFIRA, encoded by the coding sequence ATGAGCAGAATCACAACGCAGGACGGAGCATGCATCTATTACAAGGATTGGGGTGTCGGGCAGCCCGTGGTATTCAGTCATGGCTGGCCGCTCAACGCGGACAGCTGGGAGGGCCATATGGTCTATCTGGCCTCCAACGGCTATCGCTGCATCGCGCATGATCGCCGCGGCCACGGCCGCTCGAGCCAGTCGTGGAATTATAATGACATGGATACTTATGCCGATGATCTCGCCGAACTGATGGAGACGCTGAATCTGCAGGATGCCGTATTGATAGGATTCTCGGCGGGCGGCGGCGAGATTGCACGTTATATCGGCCGGCATGGCAGCAAACGGGTGTCCAAGGTCGCGCTGGTCTCCGCCGTGCCGCCGCTGATGCTGAAAACGCCGGAAAACCCCGGCGGTTTGCCGATGGAGACGTTCGACGAGATACGCCAGCACTCCATCGATGACCGTTCGCAATACTACAAGGATCTCGCCAGTGGCCCGTTCTATGGTGCCAACAGGCCGCGTTCGCGGGTTTCGGAAGGCACGATGGCCTCGTTCTGGCTACAGGGCATGCAGGCGGGGCATAAAAACACCCTGGATTGCATCAAGGCGTTCTCGGAAACGGATTTCACCGAAGATCTCAAAAAAATCGACGTGCCGACGCTGATTGTGCACGGCGACGATGACCAGATCGTGCCTATCGGCGCGTCGGCACTGCATTCGTCGAAGCTGGTGAAGAATGCGACCCTGAAGATTTATCCGGGCGCGCCGCACGGCCTCACGGACACCCATAAGGCGCAGCTCAGCGCCGATCTGCTGGCGTTTATCCGGGCCTGA
- a CDS encoding c-type cytochrome, whose product MKTQLAAGLTVAALAVTAGGIILTAGAAQPLPARNPADTPVHKPQAPSAATANAKPALFQPPADQDMPQDEFGKVVQMGKDIFENTGRAASQYVSPNSNLRCASCHLDAGRLANSAPLWAAYVAYPAYRSKNKHVNTYAERIQGCFKFSMNGKAPPLGDPVLVALETYSYWLASGATINSKLPGRGYPKVAKPPLPRDYARGQQVFEQHCAVCHGADGAGQVDANGRTVFPALWGEKSFNWGAGMGSIKNAAGFIKANMPLGLGGTLTDQQAWDVATFMDSHERPQDPRFNGNLAETRAKYHDSPDSMYGLTVNGQQLGKGTPNSAPHNKRR is encoded by the coding sequence ATGAAGACTCAGTTAGCTGCCGGATTGACCGTCGCTGCTCTTGCTGTCACTGCAGGCGGCATCATCCTCACGGCCGGAGCCGCGCAACCGCTGCCAGCCCGGAATCCTGCCGACACTCCGGTTCACAAGCCGCAGGCGCCGTCGGCTGCCACGGCAAATGCCAAACCGGCCCTGTTTCAGCCGCCAGCCGATCAGGACATGCCCCAGGATGAATTCGGCAAGGTCGTGCAAATGGGCAAGGATATCTTCGAGAATACGGGACGCGCTGCCAGCCAGTATGTAAGTCCGAACAGCAATCTGCGTTGCGCCAGCTGCCATCTGGACGCGGGCCGTCTCGCCAATTCAGCGCCATTGTGGGCAGCTTATGTCGCTTACCCCGCCTATCGCAGCAAGAACAAGCACGTCAATACCTATGCCGAGCGCATACAGGGATGCTTTAAATTCAGCATGAACGGCAAAGCGCCGCCGCTTGGCGACCCTGTGCTGGTGGCGCTGGAAACCTATTCGTACTGGCTGGCGAGTGGTGCGACTATCAATTCAAAGCTGCCGGGCCGGGGTTATCCCAAGGTGGCCAAGCCACCATTGCCGCGGGATTATGCACGTGGCCAGCAAGTGTTCGAACAGCATTGTGCCGTGTGTCACGGCGCGGACGGGGCCGGTCAGGTCGATGCCAACGGCCGGACCGTGTTCCCTGCGTTATGGGGCGAGAAATCCTTTAACTGGGGTGCCGGCATGGGCAGCATCAAGAATGCAGCGGGTTTCATCAAGGCCAATATGCCGCTGGGTCTGGGCGGTACGCTGACCGATCAGCAGGCATGGGATGTGGCGACCTTCATGGACAGTCACGAACGTCCGCAGGATCCGCGTTTCAACGGCAATCTCGCCGAGACCCGCGCAAAATATCACGATTCGCCCGACAGCATGTACGGACTTACGGTGAACGGGCAGCAACTGGGCAAGGGAACTCCGAATAGCGCACCGCATAATAAGAGAAGGTGA
- the efp gene encoding elongation factor P codes for MKTAQELRAGNVFMVGNDPMVVQKAEFSKSGRNASVVKMKMKNLLTGATAEAVYKADEKFETVQLDYKDCTYSYFADPMYVFMDGEYNQYEIEADNMGDALNYLEDAMPLEVMFYNGKAISVEMPTTVVREVIYTEPAVRGDTSGKVLKPAKISTGFEIPVAAFVEIGDKIEIDTRTNEFKRRVN; via the coding sequence ATGAAAACAGCACAAGAGCTACGCGCAGGTAACGTATTCATGGTCGGCAACGACCCAATGGTGGTACAGAAGGCCGAATTCAGCAAATCCGGGCGTAATGCTTCGGTGGTGAAAATGAAGATGAAGAATCTGCTTACCGGTGCGACCGCAGAAGCCGTGTACAAGGCAGATGAAAAATTCGAAACCGTGCAACTGGATTACAAGGATTGCACCTACTCCTATTTTGCCGATCCCATGTACGTGTTCATGGACGGTGAATACAACCAGTATGAAATCGAAGCCGACAACATGGGCGACGCGCTGAACTATCTGGAAGACGCAATGCCGCTGGAAGTGATGTTCTACAATGGCAAAGCCATCTCCGTAGAAATGCCTACCACGGTTGTGCGCGAAGTGATTTACACCGAGCCTGCCGTACGTGGCGACACTTCGGGTAAAGTGCTGAAGCCTGCAAAAATCTCTACCGGCTTTGAAATCCCGGTGGCTGCCTTTGTCGAAATCGGCGATAAAATCGAGATCGATACCCGCACCAACGAATTCAAGCGTCGCGTTAACTGA
- a CDS encoding CsbD family protein, with translation MNKDQIKGAAKDIAGKTQEEVGKLTGSKTQQVKGLEKQVSGKLQKGVGDAKEFIKDANK, from the coding sequence ATGAACAAGGATCAAATCAAAGGCGCCGCAAAAGACATTGCCGGCAAAACGCAGGAAGAGGTCGGCAAACTGACCGGAAGCAAGACGCAGCAAGTCAAAGGGCTTGAGAAACAAGTCTCGGGCAAGTTACAAAAAGGCGTAGGTGACGCCAAAGAATTCATCAAGGATGCAAACAAATGA
- the pepN gene encoding aminopeptidase N: protein MNAPDKIITDAPKAILLKDYAAPPYLIDTADLHFDLFDDHARVTSRMVLTRNAAAAEPLVLQGEQLKLLSLKLDDQTVPAGQYRITDATLSIAGVPASFVLEIVTEIRPQDNKALEGLYKSGDHFCTQCEAEGFRKITHFLDRPDVMAKYTTTIVADRKYTQLLSNGNLVAQGELEGGRHWAKWVDPFRKPSYLFALVAGDLAVVDDTFVTCSGRSVALRIYVEHHNLDKTAHAMQSLKRAMRWDEETFGLEYDLDIYMVVAVDDFNMGAMENKGLNLFNSKYVLAKPETATDADFDGIESVIGHEYFHNWTGNRVTCRDWFQLSLKEGLTVFRDQEFSADMSSRAVKRINDVRSLRTVQFPEDGGPMAHAVRPDSYIEIGNFYTSTIYNKGAEVIRMMHTLLGANGFRKGMDLYFERHDGQAVTTDDFVRAMEDANQRDLTQFRRWYTQAGTPGISATGHYDAAAQVYTLTLRQTCPPTPGQPHKAPFHLPVAMGLLDAQGMDMPLQLEGESAATGTTRVLELREAQQEFRFINVAQPPLPSLLRGFSAPVKLHTDTTREQLAFLLAHDSDAFNRWEAGQRLAGEIILELVAIHRNGKEMHLEDTFVQALAKALGSDLDPALVAQLLSLPSELYLAEAMDVVDVDGIHLAREFVRQTLAERLRGAFEAAYHANSTSGTYRFDSVHVARRSLKNLALGYLMTLNDSVSRKLCLQQFEHADNMTDSIAALAALTNADCAERAPALAAFYAKWQHDPLVLDKWFGLQATSKLPETLAEVRTLTTHPAFEITNPNKVYSLIGAFARANPVRFHEASGEGYQFLADKVLQLDAFNPSVAARMLSTLSRWRKYDTKRQALMQAQLQRILTHPGLSRDAYEIASKSLA, encoded by the coding sequence ATGAATGCCCCAGACAAAATAATAACCGATGCGCCCAAAGCCATTCTGTTAAAAGACTACGCCGCACCGCCCTACCTGATCGATACGGCAGACCTGCACTTCGATCTGTTTGACGACCATGCCCGCGTTACTTCGCGCATGGTCTTGACTCGCAATGCCGCTGCTGCCGAGCCTCTGGTACTGCAGGGCGAGCAGCTGAAACTGCTGTCGCTAAAACTCGACGATCAGACTGTACCTGCCGGGCAATACCGGATCACCGATGCAACCCTGTCTATTGCCGGCGTTCCGGCATCGTTCGTCCTGGAGATCGTCACCGAGATCAGGCCGCAGGACAACAAGGCGCTGGAAGGTCTGTATAAATCCGGCGACCATTTCTGTACCCAGTGCGAGGCGGAGGGCTTCCGCAAGATCACCCACTTCCTCGACCGGCCGGACGTGATGGCAAAATACACGACGACCATCGTCGCCGACCGTAAATACACGCAACTGCTGTCCAACGGCAATCTGGTGGCTCAGGGCGAGCTGGAAGGCGGCAGGCACTGGGCAAAATGGGTGGACCCGTTCAGAAAACCCAGCTACCTGTTCGCGCTGGTGGCCGGGGATCTGGCGGTTGTGGACGACACCTTCGTCACCTGCTCCGGTCGCAGCGTCGCCTTGCGCATTTATGTCGAGCATCACAATCTGGATAAAACCGCGCACGCGATGCAATCCCTGAAACGCGCGATGCGCTGGGATGAGGAAACGTTCGGCCTGGAATACGATCTGGATATTTACATGGTCGTGGCCGTCGACGACTTCAATATGGGCGCGATGGAAAACAAGGGGCTGAACCTGTTCAATTCAAAATATGTGCTGGCCAAGCCGGAAACCGCTACCGATGCGGATTTTGACGGCATCGAGAGCGTGATCGGCCACGAATATTTCCACAACTGGACCGGCAACCGCGTCACCTGCCGCGACTGGTTCCAGCTCAGCCTGAAAGAAGGACTCACCGTATTCCGCGATCAGGAATTCTCCGCCGACATGTCCTCGCGCGCGGTGAAGCGTATCAACGACGTACGCTCGCTGCGCACCGTGCAGTTTCCGGAAGACGGCGGGCCGATGGCGCATGCAGTACGCCCCGACTCCTATATCGAGATCGGCAATTTCTACACCAGCACCATCTATAACAAAGGCGCCGAAGTCATCCGCATGATGCACACCCTGCTCGGGGCGAACGGCTTCCGCAAGGGCATGGATTTGTACTTCGAACGCCACGACGGCCAAGCGGTCACCACGGACGATTTCGTCCGTGCCATGGAAGACGCCAACCAGCGCGATCTCACCCAGTTCCGGCGCTGGTACACCCAGGCCGGGACACCCGGGATCAGTGCAACCGGTCATTATGACGCGGCCGCCCAAGTCTACACGCTGACGCTCAGGCAAACCTGCCCGCCCACGCCGGGGCAGCCGCATAAAGCGCCGTTCCATCTGCCCGTCGCCATGGGACTGCTGGATGCGCAAGGAATGGATATGCCGCTGCAACTCGAAGGCGAAAGCGCTGCGACGGGAACGACACGCGTGCTCGAATTACGCGAGGCTCAACAGGAATTCCGCTTCATCAATGTCGCGCAGCCGCCGCTGCCATCGCTGCTGCGCGGTTTTTCCGCACCGGTCAAACTGCATACGGATACCACGCGTGAACAGCTGGCATTTCTGCTGGCACACGACAGCGATGCCTTTAACCGCTGGGAAGCCGGCCAGCGTCTCGCCGGGGAGATCATTCTGGAACTGGTCGCCATCCACCGTAACGGCAAGGAAATGCACCTCGAGGACACTTTCGTGCAGGCGCTTGCCAAGGCGCTGGGAAGCGATCTCGACCCGGCGCTGGTGGCGCAGCTGCTGAGCTTGCCGAGCGAACTCTATCTGGCGGAGGCGATGGATGTAGTCGATGTGGACGGCATCCATCTGGCGCGGGAATTCGTGCGCCAGACACTGGCCGAACGCCTGCGCGGCGCATTTGAGGCCGCCTATCATGCCAACTCCACCAGCGGCACTTACCGCTTTGATTCCGTACACGTCGCCAGACGCAGCCTGAAGAATCTCGCCCTCGGCTACCTGATGACATTGAACGACTCCGTGTCGCGCAAGCTGTGCCTGCAGCAATTCGAACACGCGGACAACATGACCGACAGCATCGCCGCGCTGGCTGCACTGACCAATGCCGACTGTGCGGAACGCGCGCCTGCACTGGCGGCGTTTTATGCCAAATGGCAACATGACCCGCTGGTACTGGATAAATGGTTCGGGCTGCAAGCCACGTCCAAGCTGCCAGAGACGCTCGCAGAAGTCCGTACGTTAACCACGCATCCGGCATTCGAAATCACGAACCCGAACAAGGTCTATTCGCTGATAGGCGCATTCGCGCGCGCCAACCCGGTGCGCTTCCATGAAGCCTCCGGAGAGGGTTATCAGTTCCTGGCCGATAAGGTATTGCAGCTCGATGCGTTCAATCCTTCCGTGGCGGCGCGCATGCTGAGCACGCTCAGCCGCTGGCGCAAATATGACACGAAGCGTCAGGCGCTGATGCAAGCGCAACTGCAACGCATCCTGACCCACCCGGGATTATCCAGAGACGCCTATGAAATAGCGTCGAAGAGCCTGGCATAG